In a single window of the Helicobacter sp. MIT 99-5507 genome:
- a CDS encoding rhodanese-like domain-containing protein → MDTKAIKPKDLKNKIDEFLVIDVRGEGYYLIDHVKNAINVESVKRISYIAKEHSDKKILLYCHHGITAKYMSDELKTMGFDNIYYIDGSFSELVKQGIEIVYYSKE, encoded by the coding sequence ATGGACACAAAAGCAATAAAGCCAAAAGATTTAAAAAATAAAATTGATGAATTTTTAGTAATTGATGTTAGAGGTGAAGGCTATTATTTGATAGATCATGTAAAAAATGCTATAAATGTAGAATCTGTAAAGCGAATTAGCTATATAGCAAAAGAACATAGTGATAAGAAAATATTATTATATTGTCATCATGGTATAACAGCAAAATACATGAGTGATGAGCTAAAAACAATGGGATTTGATAATATCTATTATATAGATGGTTCATTTTCAGAATTAGTAAAACAAGGCATAGAAATAGTATATTATAGTAAAGAGTAA